The Streptomyces sp. NBC_00569 genomic sequence TGACGGCGGTGTCCGCCGACGGCGCCCGGCTGCACGTCGAGGTGCACGGAACCGTCGACAATGCCGCGGCGCCCACCGTGGTGCTCGCCCACGGGTGGACGTGCTCGACGGCGTTCTGGGCCGCGCAGATACGGTCCCTTGCCGCTGACCACCGGGTCGTCGCGTACGACCAACGCGGCCACGGTCGCAGCCCCGCGGCGCAGGCCCCGTACTCGACGGAGATGCTCGCCGACGATCTGGAGGCCGTGCTCGGCGCGACGCTCGCGCCGGGTGAGAAGGCCGTGCTCGTCGGGCACTCCATGGGCGGCATGACGATGATGGCCGCGTCGCGGCGGCCTAAGTTCCGTGAGCACGCGGCCGCGGTCCTGCTGTGCAGCACGGGCAGTTCGCACCTGGTGGCCGAGTCGACCGTGCTGCCGCTGCGGCCCGGGCGGCTGCGGACCCGGATCACGACGGCCGTGCTCGGCGCGCGGGCCCCGCTCGGACCGGTCACACCGCTCGGCAAGAAGGTCCTGCGCTACGCGACCATGGGCGCGGGGTCGTCGCCGGACAAGGTCGAGGCCTGCGCGCGGATCGTGCACGCCTGCCCGACCAAGGTGCGCCACCACTGGTCGCACGTCCTCGCCGAACTCGAACTCGACGAGGGCGTGGCCGAGTTGCGGGTGCCCACGGCGGTCATCGCCGGTACGGCCGACCGGCTCACGCCCGTCGTGCACGCGCGGCGCCTGGCTGCGACGCTGCCGGAGTGCGTGGGGCTCACCGAACTCACCGGGCTCGGGCACATGACGCCCGTCGAAGCGCCCGACCTGGTCACCGAGCGCATCCGCGAACTGGCCGGGTACGTCACGAACGACGAGACGAACGACGAGCTGAAGGGAGCGGCGTCCGCATGAGCAGGGTCAGTCTCGAAGGACAGGTAGCGGTCGTCACGGGTGCCGCGCGC encodes the following:
- a CDS encoding alpha/beta fold hydrolase, coding for MSRLMHVVSGPYAPPAAARELTAVSADGARLHVEVHGTVDNAAAPTVVLAHGWTCSTAFWAAQIRSLAADHRVVAYDQRGHGRSPAAQAPYSTEMLADDLEAVLGATLAPGEKAVLVGHSMGGMTMMAASRRPKFREHAAAVLLCSTGSSHLVAESTVLPLRPGRLRTRITTAVLGARAPLGPVTPLGKKVLRYATMGAGSSPDKVEACARIVHACPTKVRHHWSHVLAELELDEGVAELRVPTAVIAGTADRLTPVVHARRLAATLPECVGLTELTGLGHMTPVEAPDLVTERIRELAGYVTNDETNDELKGAASA